ACGTCGCGGTCACCGGCAGCGTCACGCTGGTGCGCCACCTGCTGTTCGCCGGACTCCTCGACGAGCTGCAGCTCATGGTGCACCCGGCGATCGCCGGAGCCGGGCGGCGGCTCTTCGAACCGACGGACCCGCCCACCCGCCTGCGCCTGGTGCAGAGCGCGGTGACCAGCAAGGGGAACGTGCTGAGCACCTACGCGCCGTTCGACGCCTGACGGCGGCGGGGCGTGCCTCCAGGCCGGACCGCGGGACCGCTCCATCGGCAGCCGGACGGGCAGGTGGACGGACGGGTGCCGAGACCGGCGTACCCTTCTGGGTGGCCGTCGACCGCACCACCCTGGAGAACACCATGTCCGAGGACACCCGCCCGCACGTCGTCATCGTCGGGGGTGGCTTCGCGGGGATCGCGGCCATGCGTGAACTCGCCGACGCGGACGTCCGGGTGACGCTCGTCGACCGCCACGTCTACAACATGTTCCAGCCGCTCATGTACCAGGTCGCCACCGGCGGCCTGAACGCGGGCGACGTGACGTACTTCCTGCGGAGCCTGCGGGCGAAGCAGTCGAACGCCGACTTCCGGCACGGACTGCTCACCGGTATCGACACCGAGCACCGCATCGCCGAGATGTCGGACGGCGAGCACCTGCACTACGACTGGCTGATCCTGGCGAACGGCGTCAACACGAGCTACTTCGGCACCCCCGGTGCGTACGAGTACGCCTACTCGATGTACTCCCGCTCGCAGGCACTCCGCATCCGCGACGAGCTGTTCACCCGCCTCGAGCAGGCCGCGGCCCAGCAGGGCCCTGACGAGATCCGCGTGGTGATCGTCGGCGGCGGCGCGACCGGCGTGGAGATGGCCGGCGCCCTCGCGGAACTCCGCGACCAGGCGCTCGTCGGCGCCTACCCGGAGATCGAGCGCGGCAACATCTCCATCACGCTGGTGCACCGCAGCGGCGAGCTGCTCAAGCCGTTCGCCCCGCGCCTCCGTCGGTACGCGGCCAAGGTCCTCCGGAAGCGAGGGGTCGTGCTCCGCCTGGACACGGGCGTCGCCGAGGTCAAGGAGGACGGGGTCGTCACCGCCTCGGGCGAGTTCATCCCCGCGTCGCAGGTCATCTGGGCCACCGGGGTCGCGGCGCACAAGGAGGTCTCCGGCTGGGGCCTGCCGCAGACCCACGGCGGTCGCATCCAGGTGAACGACGACCTGAGCGTGAAGGGCGTGGAGCGGATCTTCTCGGCCGGCGACATCGCGGCGCAGGACGACGCGCTCGCGCAGCTCGCCCAGCCCGCACTGCAGGGCGGCAAGCACGTCGCGCGCCAGGTGGTGCGTCTGCTCGACGGGAAGCCGACCGAGCACTTCAAGTACTTCGACAAGGGCACGATGGCGACCATCGGGACGAACGCCGCGGTGGCGCAGCTGCGCGGCGGCATCACGATGGTCGGCCCCGTGGCGT
The sequence above is drawn from the Curtobacterium sp. MR_MD2014 genome and encodes:
- a CDS encoding NAD(P)/FAD-dependent oxidoreductase, which produces MAVDRTTLENTMSEDTRPHVVIVGGGFAGIAAMRELADADVRVTLVDRHVYNMFQPLMYQVATGGLNAGDVTYFLRSLRAKQSNADFRHGLLTGIDTEHRIAEMSDGEHLHYDWLILANGVNTSYFGTPGAYEYAYSMYSRSQALRIRDELFTRLEQAAAQQGPDEIRVVIVGGGATGVEMAGALAELRDQALVGAYPEIERGNISITLVHRSGELLKPFAPRLRRYAAKVLRKRGVVLRLDTGVAEVKEDGVVTASGEFIPASQVIWATGVAAHKEVSGWGLPQTHGGRIQVNDDLSVKGVERIFSAGDIAAQDDALAQLAQPALQGGKHVARQVVRLLDGKPTEHFKYFDKGTMATIGTNAAVAQLRGGITMVGPVAWLAWVAVHIASLLGNGNRLSTLSHFFVRYLWFMRKRSIPIVGDVRPVRPNGDREPEPWQMQKAE